The Trueperaceae bacterium genome contains a region encoding:
- a CDS encoding BspA family leucine-rich repeat surface protein — protein sequence MAEIRFAQGDVHMLVPGSRLTLEPLYAIGGSDDTSLLDPDLAWSGSDASVVRVEDNVVTAVAPGTATVTAQSTTFEDVRRTATIAVTRTLPVSDELPLEGHGTAAARLAGEVTGVTPIVDAGGLEVAAETISTRVHAEAGTGDRLPVVAADVTLRAQAAGRLDVTGAGFQPGTLVGLFLGDAHVPLGATTVDDDATFRVSVVVPEGVDVGTTVLHLTGERAPSSADTGTQSRDERNGIRTTIDEDAEATLVLPVELVGANEVAVHALDVKPDEATVAVGETLELDTTLVTTGAPDTTLTWTSADEGIATVDAAGVVTARGEGRTRITVTSALDPSATDTMTLTTTEAPSSIDPTKGTIAVEPSAIPADGASTAHITVQLANAEGDALDATAPVEFPNIPSERITPATHQGDGRYTATYTAGLNPVTLDVTATVDGVPLAATARLTLTPNGDDFYRAPNGVTVKCPAANVGETGTVGRQAYTKRSLSGTDTTVSTIDELIVDGDGATGWDLLPTTCTSGVTDMSYLFQDEASFDEDLRTWDTANVVTMENMFEGASAFNQPIGAWDVGRVSITDDMFQNATAFDQPIGDWDVSHVTDMSNMFDGAAAFDQPIGEWDTSRVTNMEDMFENAAAFDQPIGDWDTSRVTTMEDMFEDAVSFNQPIGGWDTANVTTMEEMFEGADAFDQPIGDWDTSRVTNMEDMFENAAAFDQPIGDWDTSRVTTMNEMFNGASAFDQPIGEWVTSSVTDMSFMFRKTPFNQDIGSWDTGLVDDMEAMFLSATDFDRDIGSWDTSSVRLWADTDGSRENGMERMFKGAAAFDQNLSEWCVDDINADDQYSQGADVTPTDFATNAGFARKTGRHPQWTAGDTCN from the coding sequence TTGGCGGAGATCCGCTTTGCGCAGGGCGACGTCCACATGCTCGTGCCCGGCAGTCGCCTGACGCTAGAGCCGCTGTACGCCATCGGAGGGAGCGACGATACGTCCCTCCTCGATCCTGATCTCGCTTGGTCCGGTAGCGACGCCTCCGTGGTGCGCGTCGAGGACAACGTGGTGACGGCCGTCGCGCCGGGCACCGCTACCGTTACGGCGCAAAGCACCACGTTCGAGGACGTCCGGCGGACCGCCACCATCGCCGTCACACGCACACTCCCGGTTTCGGACGAGCTGCCGCTCGAGGGGCACGGCACCGCCGCGGCCCGCCTCGCGGGGGAGGTAACTGGCGTCACGCCCATCGTGGACGCCGGCGGACTCGAGGTCGCGGCCGAGACCATCTCGACCCGTGTGCACGCCGAAGCGGGCACGGGGGACCGGCTGCCCGTCGTGGCGGCGGACGTGACGTTGCGCGCGCAGGCGGCGGGCCGACTGGACGTGACGGGAGCCGGCTTCCAGCCCGGCACTCTCGTCGGGCTGTTCCTCGGGGATGCCCACGTCCCGTTGGGTGCCACCACGGTGGACGACGACGCCACGTTCCGCGTGAGCGTTGTTGTGCCCGAGGGTGTCGACGTCGGCACGACGGTTCTCCATCTCACCGGAGAACGCGCACCGTCGAGTGCCGACACCGGAACGCAATCCCGGGACGAGCGCAATGGGATACGCACGACGATCGACGAGGACGCCGAGGCCACGCTCGTCCTTCCCGTGGAGCTCGTCGGTGCGAACGAGGTGGCGGTGCACGCCCTCGATGTGAAGCCCGACGAAGCGACCGTGGCCGTGGGCGAAACCCTCGAACTCGACACGACCCTCGTCACGACCGGAGCGCCCGACACGACCCTCACCTGGACGAGTGCCGACGAGGGCATCGCGACGGTCGACGCGGCGGGCGTCGTGACCGCTCGCGGCGAAGGCCGCACCCGCATCACGGTCACGAGCGCCCTCGATCCCAGCGCCACCGACACGATGACCCTCACGACCACGGAGGCCCCGAGCTCCATCGACCCCACGAAAGGGACGATCGCGGTCGAGCCTTCCGCGATCCCGGCCGACGGTGCATCGACCGCACACATCACCGTTCAGCTCGCAAACGCCGAGGGCGACGCCCTCGACGCCACGGCCCCCGTCGAGTTCCCGAACATCCCCAGCGAACGCATCACCCCTGCCACGCACCAAGGTGACGGGCGCTACACCGCGACCTACACGGCGGGCCTCAACCCGGTCACGCTCGACGTCACCGCCACCGTCGACGGCGTCCCCCTCGCCGCCACCGCACGTCTCACCCTCACGCCGAACGGCGACGATTTCTACCGCGCTCCGAACGGCGTCACGGTTAAGTGCCCGGCCGCCAACGTCGGAGAGACGGGCACCGTGGGGCGTCAGGCGTACACCAAGCGGAGCCTTAGCGGCACCGACACGACGGTGTCCACGATCGACGAACTCATCGTCGACGGCGACGGCGCCACGGGCTGGGACCTCCTCCCGACGACGTGCACGAGCGGCGTCACCGACATGAGTTACCTCTTCCAGGACGAAGCCTCCTTCGATGAAGACCTCCGCACCTGGGACACGGCGAACGTCGTCACGATGGAGAACATGTTCGAGGGCGCGTCCGCCTTCAACCAACCGATCGGAGCTTGGGACGTAGGCCGCGTGAGCATCACCGACGACATGTTCCAGAACGCGACTGCCTTCGACCAACCGATCGGCGATTGGGACGTGAGCCACGTGACCGACATGAGCAACATGTTCGACGGTGCGGCTGCCTTCGACCAGCCGATCGGCGAGTGGGACACGAGTCGCGTGACGAATATGGAAGACATGTTCGAGAACGCGGCTGCCTTCGACCAGCCGATCGGGGATTGGGACACGAGTCGCGTGACGACGATGGAGGATATGTTCGAGGACGCGGTTTCGTTCAACCAACCCATCGGGGGGTGGGATACGGCGAACGTGACGACCATGGAGGAGATGTTCGAGGGCGCGGATGCCTTCGATCAGCCGATCGGGGATTGGGACACGAGTCGCGTGACGAATATGGAAGACATGTTCGAGAACGCGGCTGCCTTCGACCAGCCGATCGGGGATTGGGACACGAGTCGCGTGACCACCATGAACGAGATGTTCAACGGCGCTTCGGCGTTCGACCAACCGATCGGCGAGTGGGTGACGAGCAGCGTGACGGACATGTCGTTCATGTTCAGGAAAACGCCATTCAACCAAGATATCGGCTCGTGGGACACGGGTCTCGTCGATGACATGGAGGCCATGTTCCTGTCAGCGACGGACTTCGACCGAGACATCGGCTCCTGGGATACGTCCTCCGTGCGCCTATGGGCGGATACGGACGGCAGCCGAGAGAACGGCATGGAGAGGATGTTCAAAGGTGCCGCTGCGTTCGATCAGAACCTCAGTGAATGGTGCGTGGACGACATCAATGCGGACGACCAATACTCGCAGGGTGCGGACGTAACCCCCACGGACTTTGCTACCAATGCCGGATTCGCACGGAAAACCGGTCGTCATCCCCAGTGGACCGCAGGGGACACCTGCAACTAA